From Temnothorax longispinosus isolate EJ_2023e chromosome 3, Tlon_JGU_v1, whole genome shotgun sequence, one genomic window encodes:
- the LOC139809751 gene encoding protein muscleblind isoform X5, with the protein MAMVNMNNLLNGKDSRWLQLEVCREFQRNKCTRPDTECKFAHPPANVEVQNGRVTACYDSIKVS; encoded by the coding sequence ATGGCAATGGTCAACATGAATAACCTACTGAACGGCAAGGACTCGCGGTGGCTGCAGCTGGAGGTTTGCAGGGAGTTCCAGCGCAACAAGTGCACCAGGCCCGACACGGAGTGCAAGTTCGCCCATCCGCCGGCTAACGTCGAGGTGCAGAACGGACGGGTGACCGCCTGCTACGACAGTATCAAG